GGTCGCGACCGCGTTCCGGCTGTGGTGCAAGCGGGCGGCGACGGAGGTGGCGGCCGGTGTCGTCGCCCTGCAAGACGTGCTGCTACGCCGCGCCGAGGAGGTCGGCGGCGCCTACCTCCCGGGCTACACGCACCTTCAGCGCGCCCAGCCGATCCTGCTCAGCCACCACCTGCTAGCCCACGGCTGGGCGCTCGCCCGTGACGTCGACCGGCTCTGTGACGCCCGGCGCCGGCTCGACGTGTCGCCTCTGGGTGCTGGTGCGATCGCCGGTTCGTCGCTGCCGCTCTCGCCCGAAGCGGTCGCCGACGAACTCGGCTTCGCCGCCGCCTTCGACAACAGCCTCGACGCCACCTCGGACCGCGACTTCGTATCCGAGCTCCTGCACGCGATCGCCCTGCTGGGTGTGCACCTCTCCCGTATGGGAGAGGAGGTCGTGCTGTGGTCGACGGAGGAGTTCGGCTTCCTGAAGCTCGCCGACGCCTATTCCACGGGCAGCTCGATGCTGCCGCAGAAGAAGAATCCCGACATCGCCGAGTTGACCCGGGGCAAGGCGGGCCGGCTCATCGGCCACGCCGCGGGCTTCCTCGCCACGCTCAAGGGTCTCCCTCTGGCCTACAACCGGGATCTCCAGGAGGACAAGGAACCCCTATTCGACGCCGTCGACCAGATTCGCCTGGCGCTGGCTGCCCTTGCCGGGCTCCTCGACACCGCCACGTTCGACCTCGGGCGCATGGCCGACGCCGCCGATTCGCCCACCGCGGCGGCCATCGACCTGGCCGAATGGCTGGTGGAGCGGGGCACGCCGTTCCGGGAGGCCCACGCCATCGTCGGGGGCCTCGTGCGCGACAGCTTGGAGCGCCACGTCCCCCTCGCCGAGCTGGTCGAGGCGCACCCGGCGCTGGGCGCCGACGCGGTCGCCTTACTGGGCATTGGCGTGGCGGTGACGCGCCGGCAAACGGCCGGTGGCACGGGCCCGGCGCAGGTGGCGGAGCAGCGCAAGCGCTTCGCTGACCGCCTCGCCGCCGATCGGCAACGTTTGGGCTGAAAATGGGCGGTGTCCGGCTTGACGGAGGGCCTGGCGGGATCGTATAGTCGTCAACCCGCCCCACGGGGCCTGATACGTCGGGCCCGATGAAGCGGAAGAGGAAGTACACCGGCAGTTTCGGGTGCAACCCTCGACATGAGCAGGCGCTCTCCAGCACCTCCACCTCTCTTGAGGTGTGTGCCAGGCGCCGGTGTGCTCCTTGACAACGGAACAGAGATGCGCCAAAAACCAGTGCGGGTGCAGCTCCTCGGAGCTGCATTCATACTTGTCAATAATTGACGCAATAATGGACGACAACGTCTGTCTTTGTGTCTGGAATTGAACCAAATCGATCCCGGTTTCGACCGGGTAGGTTTCGATGGAGAGTTTGATTCTGGCTCAGGACGAACGCTGGCGGCGTGCTTAACACATGCAAGTCGAACGGGGTCCATGGAGTAGCAATACTCCGGAAGACCTAGTGGCGAACGGGTGAGTAACACGTGAGCAACCTGCCCCAAAGACAGGGATAAGCCTGGGAAACCGGGTCTAATACCTGATGCCTTCACCGGGTCGCATGGCCTGGTGAAGAAATGAATTTCGCTTTGGGAGGGGCTCGCGGGATATCAGCTTGTTGGTGGGGTAACGGCCTACCAAGGCTTCGACGTCTAGCTGGTCTGAGAGGACGATCAGCCACACTGGGACTGAGACACGGCCCAGACTCCTACGGGAGGCAGCAGTGGGGAATCTTGCCCAATGGGCGAAAGCCTGAGGCAGCAACGCCGCGTGTGGGATGACGGCCCTCGGGTTGTAAACCACTTTCAGTAGGGACGAAATTGACGGTACCTACAGAAGAAGCTCCGGCCAACTACGTGCCAGCAGCCGCGGTAATACGTAGGGAGCGAGCGTTGTCCGGATTTATTGGGCGTAAAGCGCGCGTAGGCGGTTTGGTAAGCCGGGTGTGAAACCCTCGAGCTCAACTCGGGGCGGCCACTCGGAACTGTCATGACTTGAGTCAGGTAGGGGAACACGGAATTCCAGGTGTAGCGGTGAAATGCTTAGATATCTGGAGGAACACCAGTGGCGAAGGCGGTGTTCTGGGCCTGTACTGACGCTGATGCGCGAAAGCGTGGGGAGCGAACAGGATTAGATACCCTGGTAGTCCACGCCGTAAACGTTGCACACTAGGTGTGGGGCCCTATCGACGGGTTCCGTGCCGTAGCTAACGCATTAAGTGTGCCGCCTGGGGAGTACGGTCGCAAGACTAAAACTCAAAGAAATTGACGGGGGCCCGCACAAGCGGCGGAGCATGTTGCTTAATTCGATGCAACGCGAAGAACCTTACCTAGGTTGAACTACGCAGGAAAAGCCATAGAGATATGGTGTCCGAAAGGGTCTGCGATAGGTGGTGCATGGCTGTCGTCAGCTCGTGTCGTGAGATGTTGGGTTAAGTCCCGCAACGAGCGCAACCCTTATTCTATGTTGCCAGCGGGTAATGCCGGGGACTCGTAGAAGACTGCCGGGGTCAACTCGGAGGAAGGTGGGGATGACGTCA
The window above is part of the Acidimicrobiales bacterium genome. Proteins encoded here:
- the argH gene encoding argininosuccinate lyase, which translates into the protein MTTLWHGRFAEGPAEALWQFTVSLPFDQRLGPDDVVASKAHVHGLVRGGLLTKQEGDVLVAALDKVGSELDSGSFVFVDSDEDIHTAIERRVTEMTGDTGAKLHTGRSRNDQVATAFRLWCKRAATEVAAGVVALQDVLLRRAEEVGGAYLPGYTHLQRAQPILLSHHLLAHGWALARDVDRLCDARRRLDVSPLGAGAIAGSSLPLSPEAVADELGFAAAFDNSLDATSDRDFVSELLHAIALLGVHLSRMGEEVVLWSTEEFGFLKLADAYSTGSSMLPQKKNPDIAELTRGKAGRLIGHAAGFLATLKGLPLAYNRDLQEDKEPLFDAVDQIRLALAALAGLLDTATFDLGRMADAADSPTAAAIDLAEWLVERGTPFREAHAIVGGLVRDSLERHVPLAELVEAHPALGADAVALLGIGVAVTRRQTAGGTGPAQVAEQRKRFADRLAADRQRLG